One genomic window of Moorella glycerini includes the following:
- a CDS encoding DNA adenine methylase, with protein MVKPRPPVKWAGGKGQLLLQFELLFPEKFNLYLEPFLGGGAVFFHLMPPEAVLMDNNPELINFYLVVRDSLELLLADLKKHRNDREYYYAIRSQDPEQLDKVSRASRFLYLNKTAYNGLWRVNRQGKYNVPFGRYKHPKIVDEENLRAVNTALQRARIIPGDFSEVLHYARPGDFVYFDPPYHPVSTTAYFTSYTSESFGKEDQERLAGVFKLLDRRNCLVMLSNSDTPFIRELYRGYDITEVHARRVISCRADRRGPVTELVIRNYS; from the coding sequence ATGGTAAAACCCAGGCCACCTGTAAAATGGGCAGGGGGGAAAGGTCAGCTATTACTGCAATTTGAACTCCTTTTCCCGGAAAAGTTTAACCTTTATTTAGAACCGTTTTTAGGCGGCGGAGCCGTATTTTTTCATTTAATGCCCCCTGAAGCCGTGCTTATGGACAACAATCCGGAACTGATTAATTTTTATCTGGTAGTGCGGGATAGTTTAGAGCTCTTGCTCGCCGACTTAAAAAAGCATCGTAACGACAGGGAGTATTACTATGCCATCCGGTCGCAAGACCCGGAACAGTTGGATAAAGTAAGCCGGGCCTCCCGTTTTCTTTATTTAAACAAAACGGCTTATAACGGCCTGTGGCGGGTCAACCGCCAGGGCAAATACAACGTCCCTTTTGGCCGCTACAAACACCCGAAGATAGTAGATGAGGAGAACCTCCGTGCTGTCAATACCGCCCTCCAACGGGCAAGGATTATCCCCGGGGATTTTAGCGAAGTTTTACATTATGCCCGACCGGGTGATTTTGTGTACTTTGACCCGCCCTACCATCCCGTGTCAACAACGGCTTACTTTACAAGCTATACTTCGGAATCCTTTGGCAAAGAAGATCAGGAGCGGCTGGCCGGAGTCTTTAAGCTCCTTGATAGGAGAAATTGTCTGGTGATGCTCAGTAATTCTGATACTCCTTTTATCAGGGAGCTTTATCGTGGCTATGATATTACAGAAGTACATGCCCGGAGGGTCATAAGCTGCCGCGCCGACAGGCGCGGACCGGTAACTGAACTGGTAATCAGGAATTACAGTTAG
- the mntR gene encoding transcriptional regulator MntR: protein MLTESMEDYLEMIYRLIQEKGYVRAVDLAGALNVQPSSVTRMIQKLHEEGFIQYEKYRHIALTDKGKRLGYFLVWRDAMLKEFLTLLNARVGVEEQVEGIEHYITPPTMCLFRNLVQYFRTHPECLEELQAMNRLNKYPEGEKLEDLRAWLFRHSSD from the coding sequence ATGTTAACAGAAAGTATGGAAGATTACCTGGAGATGATCTACAGGCTAATCCAGGAAAAAGGTTATGTCCGGGCGGTCGACCTGGCCGGAGCCCTGAACGTCCAGCCTTCATCCGTGACCAGGATGATACAAAAGCTCCATGAAGAAGGTTTTATCCAGTACGAAAAGTACCGGCATATTGCCCTCACCGATAAAGGGAAGCGGCTGGGATATTTCCTCGTCTGGCGCGATGCCATGCTCAAAGAGTTTTTAACCCTCCTCAACGCCCGGGTAGGGGTGGAAGAACAGGTAGAAGGTATCGAGCATTACATCACGCCGCCTACCATGTGCCTGTTCCGCAACCTGGTCCAGTATTTTCGCACCCATCCCGAGTGCCTGGAGGAACTCCAGGCCATGAACCGGCTTAACAAGTACCCGGAAGGAGAAAAACTGGAGGACCTCAGGGCCTGGCTGTTCCGCCACAGCAGCGACTAG
- a CDS encoding spore germination protein, with amino-acid sequence MLWLWRLLWREATPGRQTSNEHALPINTRLVVNIDYLKKTFGRSEDLVIREIELPGQKLALVYLETLIDRDVVQRDILRSLLALQAVPLPGDEAKFSRLIRARLTIGDLQEERLWSKIIAGLLDGKAVLMVEGYNRCLLLSIEGWEKRPVEEPVNEVSIRGPREGFAENLATNISLIRRRLRAPELRFEAMNLGRRTRTKVVICYLEGLVLKGILEELRRRLQRIDIDGILESGYIEELIEDAPHSPFPQLNRTERPDKLVADLLEGRIAVLTDGTPFALILPGSLVSQLHAPDDYYERWPLSIGVRLFRFLGIFIALLLPSLYVALTTFHQEMIPTPLAISIAAQRELVPYPAVVEALIMQVLFEILIEAGIRLPRAIGPAISIVGALVIGEAAVRAGLMSAAMVIVIAATAIASFTIPTFGLSQAVRMLRLPMVFLAGFLGLLGIFAGLLVILIHLVSLRSFGEPFLSPLAPFIWEAQKDLVVRVPWWAMLWRPVLTGWRDLRRIKPGLHPFITARDKNARDELETRLGEDKKKSVTARKKGRKKMGKPARKI; translated from the coding sequence TTGCTCTGGTTATGGCGCCTTTTATGGCGCGAAGCCACCCCCGGCAGGCAAACTTCAAACGAACACGCCCTGCCGATAAATACCAGGCTGGTAGTCAACATCGATTACCTTAAAAAAACCTTCGGCCGGAGTGAGGACCTGGTCATCAGGGAGATAGAGCTGCCGGGCCAAAAACTGGCGCTGGTTTACCTGGAAACCCTGATCGACCGGGATGTGGTCCAGCGGGATATCCTGCGTTCCCTGTTAGCCTTGCAGGCAGTACCGCTACCGGGGGACGAGGCAAAATTTAGCCGGTTGATCCGTGCCAGGTTAACCATCGGCGATCTTCAAGAAGAGCGGCTGTGGTCAAAGATAATCGCCGGTTTACTGGACGGCAAGGCAGTTTTAATGGTTGAAGGTTACAACCGGTGCCTGCTGCTCAGTATAGAAGGTTGGGAAAAAAGGCCGGTAGAAGAACCTGTCAATGAAGTTAGTATCCGTGGCCCCCGCGAGGGATTTGCTGAAAATTTAGCAACGAATATCTCTCTCATCAGGCGGCGGCTGCGTGCGCCCGAGCTTCGTTTTGAAGCTATGAACCTGGGCCGGCGCACTCGCACCAAGGTGGTTATCTGTTACCTGGAAGGACTGGTATTAAAGGGAATTCTGGAAGAACTCCGCCGCCGGTTGCAGCGCATTGATATTGACGGTATCCTGGAAAGCGGCTATATTGAGGAACTCATTGAAGACGCTCCCCATTCCCCCTTTCCCCAGCTTAACCGCACGGAAAGGCCGGATAAACTGGTTGCCGATTTATTAGAAGGCAGGATAGCCGTCCTGACTGATGGTACACCTTTTGCCCTGATCCTCCCGGGTAGCCTGGTATCCCAGTTGCATGCCCCGGACGATTATTATGAGCGCTGGCCTTTAAGTATAGGGGTTCGCCTGTTCCGCTTTTTAGGAATATTTATCGCCCTGCTACTGCCGTCCCTTTATGTAGCTTTGACTACCTTTCACCAGGAAATGATTCCTACTCCCCTGGCAATTTCTATCGCTGCCCAGCGTGAACTGGTGCCGTACCCGGCCGTTGTTGAAGCTTTAATCATGCAGGTACTCTTTGAAATTCTCATTGAAGCCGGCATAAGGTTGCCCCGGGCCATTGGCCCGGCGATCAGCATCGTAGGAGCCCTGGTTATCGGTGAAGCAGCCGTCCGGGCGGGGCTGATGTCTGCGGCAATGGTTATTGTTATTGCAGCTACGGCCATCGCTTCGTTTACTATACCTACTTTTGGCCTCAGCCAGGCCGTGAGGATGCTCCGCTTGCCAATGGTTTTTTTAGCCGGTTTTTTGGGCCTGCTCGGCATTTTTGCCGGCTTGCTGGTAATTTTAATCCACCTGGTGAGCCTGAGGAGTTTTGGTGAGCCTTTTCTCAGCCCCCTGGCACCATTTATTTGGGAAGCGCAAAAAGACCTGGTGGTGAGGGTGCCCTGGTGGGCCATGCTCTGGCGGCCCGTACTCACCGGCTGGCGAGATTTGCGGCGCATAAAACCCGGCCTGCACCCTTTTATTACAGCCAGAGATAAAAATGCCCGGGACGAACTGGAAACGCGTTTGGGTGAAGATAAGAAAAAAAGCGTTACAGCCAGGAAAAAGGGGAGAAAGAAGATGGGGAAGCCGGCGAGGAAGATTTAA
- a CDS encoding Ger(x)C family spore germination protein — MAFKDRSNFLYATYGLVAILMAIFLSGCWDRREINELAFLSSMAVDLAGEQRLLTYEFVRPGVTGGGERGGGGTLPHRQATLRNGWGETLIAACRQITTGLPRRVYLAHTNAVLVGEEMARQGLGELLDFIDRHPELRRTTLILLTRGAAREVLIKEQGDMESNLGKEISGLHKWVQSSGYGFIPNVNDVFFDLSSEAATTVLPVVELSPQPFPPLIGTAAPSSSGGSRETGGTEGRVKEPETVRTVRLNGAGLFYHDKLVAWLDKEQTRGWAWVRNKVRRAVLALSCQENNTKVAVDITEAHAEVSIDMQGGQLQGKIKVKVEGELLEQQCSLDFTREEAIKSLESRMADQITAEISSALNQAKTAGTDVFGFGGVLHRRHLELWRQLQGRWNEEFKKLPVTISVEAKLRRTGMTGRPWQPGAR; from the coding sequence TTGGCTTTTAAAGACAGGAGCAATTTTTTATATGCAACTTATGGCCTGGTAGCCATCTTGATGGCTATATTCTTGAGCGGCTGCTGGGATCGCCGGGAGATAAATGAACTGGCCTTCCTGTCCAGCATGGCGGTAGACCTGGCAGGAGAGCAGCGTCTTTTAACCTATGAATTCGTTCGGCCGGGTGTGACCGGCGGGGGTGAAAGGGGAGGAGGGGGAACTTTACCTCATCGCCAGGCCACCCTCCGCAATGGCTGGGGAGAAACCCTTATAGCCGCCTGCCGGCAAATTACCACCGGTCTCCCCCGCCGGGTTTATCTGGCCCATACTAACGCTGTACTGGTAGGAGAAGAAATGGCCCGCCAGGGCCTGGGAGAGTTACTCGATTTTATTGACCGGCACCCGGAATTACGCCGCACGACTTTAATCCTGCTTACCCGGGGAGCAGCACGGGAGGTATTAATCAAAGAGCAGGGGGACATGGAATCTAACCTGGGCAAGGAAATAAGCGGTCTCCATAAGTGGGTGCAGAGCAGCGGCTACGGTTTTATTCCCAATGTCAACGACGTTTTTTTTGATTTATCCAGTGAAGCGGCAACCACTGTCCTGCCGGTAGTGGAGCTCAGCCCCCAGCCGTTCCCGCCCCTTATTGGCACTGCTGCGCCGTCAAGCAGCGGCGGTTCCCGGGAAACCGGGGGTACAGAGGGACGGGTAAAGGAACCGGAAACAGTAAGGACGGTGCGCCTCAACGGCGCCGGCCTATTTTACCACGACAAACTGGTGGCGTGGTTGGATAAAGAGCAAACCCGCGGCTGGGCCTGGGTGCGCAATAAAGTGCGACGGGCCGTACTGGCGTTAAGCTGTCAGGAAAATAATACGAAGGTTGCCGTAGATATTACTGAGGCCCACGCAGAAGTAAGCATCGACATGCAAGGGGGCCAGCTCCAGGGCAAGATCAAGGTCAAGGTGGAGGGCGAGCTTCTGGAACAGCAGTGCAGCCTGGACTTTACCAGGGAAGAGGCCATTAAATCGCTAGAAAGCCGGATGGCAGATCAGATTACGGCTGAAATCAGCAGTGCCCTCAATCAGGCCAAGACGGCAGGAACTGATGTTTTCGGCTTCGGCGGCGTCCTCCACCGCCGGCACCTTGAACTGTGGCGCCAGTTACAGGGACGCTGGAACGAAGAATTTAAAAAGCTGCCTGTTACCATCAGCGTGGAAGCTAAATTAAGACGTACCGGGATGACAGGTCGTCCCTGGCAGCCCGGGGCGCGCTAG
- a CDS encoding nucleoside recognition domain-containing protein — protein MTGEKTDLVLSEARRLTGDLEDSYRDRIVAALYARAEAIASRAVKEAPAPRRDLDWRLDAILTSRLWGYPIMLALLAFVFWLTLKGANYPSALLASLLFAFQDILTSLFQRLGAPAWLYGIVVLGMYRTLAWVVAVMLPPMAIFFPLFTLLEDLGYLPRIAFNLDNFFKKAGAHGKQALTMCMGFGCNAAGVVGCRIIDSPRERLLAILTNNFSPCNGRLPTLITLAAIFMGGLLTTAAETAVATLTVAGIILLGIVLMFFTSWLLSRTLLKGVPSSFTLELPPYRPPQVLRVIARSVLDRTLYVLARAVLVAAPAGAFTWVLANVHLGTSSIIDHLAGWLQPLGKTVGLDGYILLAFILGLPANEIVIPILLMSYLATGMLTEVDSLAALGEILVRHGWTWITALNVMLFSLLHWPCGTTLLTIYKETKSLKWPLLAAVIPTALGFAACFLAKLLAGLLGAALGG, from the coding sequence ATGACTGGCGAGAAAACCGACCTGGTACTTAGTGAGGCCCGGCGCCTGACCGGTGACCTGGAGGATTCTTACCGCGACCGGATTGTAGCGGCCCTTTACGCCCGGGCGGAAGCCATTGCTTCCCGGGCCGTCAAGGAGGCACCTGCGCCGCGGCGGGATCTTGACTGGCGGCTGGATGCCATTTTAACCTCCAGGCTCTGGGGATACCCCATCATGCTGGCTTTGCTGGCCTTTGTCTTCTGGCTGACCCTTAAAGGGGCCAATTACCCCTCCGCGCTGCTGGCCAGCTTACTTTTTGCTTTCCAGGATATACTTACCAGTTTATTCCAACGGCTGGGTGCCCCTGCCTGGTTATATGGCATCGTGGTCCTGGGCATGTACCGCACCCTGGCCTGGGTGGTTGCCGTCATGCTGCCGCCCATGGCCATCTTTTTCCCCCTGTTTACCCTCCTGGAGGACCTGGGTTACCTGCCGCGCATTGCCTTTAACCTGGACAATTTCTTTAAAAAGGCTGGCGCTCATGGCAAGCAGGCCTTAACCATGTGCATGGGCTTCGGTTGCAATGCTGCCGGCGTCGTGGGCTGCCGCATCATTGATTCCCCCCGGGAACGGCTGTTGGCCATCCTGACCAACAATTTTTCCCCCTGCAACGGTCGTTTGCCTACGCTAATTACCCTGGCCGCTATCTTTATGGGCGGTTTGCTCACCACGGCGGCCGAGACGGCGGTAGCAACCCTCACTGTGGCCGGGATTATCTTGCTGGGTATTGTACTGATGTTTTTTACGTCCTGGTTGCTCTCCCGGACCCTCCTGAAAGGTGTACCCTCCTCCTTTACCCTGGAATTGCCCCCCTACCGGCCGCCCCAGGTGTTACGGGTAATCGCCCGCTCCGTCCTGGACCGGACCCTCTATGTGCTGGCCAGGGCTGTCCTGGTGGCCGCTCCGGCCGGAGCCTTTACCTGGGTCCTGGCCAATGTCCACCTGGGCACTTCCAGTATTATCGACCACCTGGCCGGCTGGCTGCAGCCCTTAGGAAAGACTGTGGGCCTGGATGGCTACATCCTCCTGGCCTTCATTCTGGGCCTGCCGGCCAATGAGATCGTCATCCCCATCCTGTTGATGAGTTACCTTGCCACCGGTATGCTCACAGAGGTGGATAGCCTGGCCGCGCTGGGAGAAATCCTGGTGCGGCACGGGTGGACCTGGATTACCGCCCTTAATGTCATGCTGTTTTCCCTGTTGCACTGGCCCTGCGGGACCACCCTGCTGACCATTTATAAAGAAACAAAAAGCCTGAAGTGGCCCCTCCTGGCGGCTGTCATCCCGACGGCCCTGGGCTTTGCTGCCTGCTTCCTGGCAAAGCTGCTGGCAGGTCTATTAGGAGCCGCGCTTGGGGGTTAA
- the mqnC gene encoding cyclic dehypoxanthinyl futalosine synthase, with protein MKETIACKVLDGERLSFHEAERLYQEAGLLELGYLANRVRQKLHPEGTVTFVVDRNINYTNICVNACRFCAFYRLPGDPEGYLLSREEIGRKIEATLSAGGTQILMQGGLHPELGLAWFEDLFSWIKSRYPVTLHSLSPVEIDDLARKERLPVAEVLQRLKKAGLDSLPGGGAEILVDSVRNRVSPKKTSTSRWLEVMRAAHALGMKSTATMVFGLGETIGERIAHLEAIRQLQDETGGFTAFIPWSFQPGNTDLGGEEAGACEYLRILALSRIYLDNFPNIQVSWVTQGTKIAQTALFFGANDFGSTMLEENVVRAAGASFHADQEELLRCIRAAGFRPAQRDNEYHILRYYEAV; from the coding sequence ATGAAGGAAACTATCGCCTGCAAAGTGCTTGACGGTGAGCGTTTGAGTTTTCATGAAGCGGAGCGCCTTTATCAAGAGGCCGGCTTGCTGGAACTGGGTTACCTGGCCAACCGGGTCCGCCAGAAGCTGCACCCCGAGGGGACGGTCACCTTTGTCGTGGACCGGAATATCAACTATACCAATATCTGCGTCAATGCCTGCCGTTTCTGCGCCTTCTATCGCTTGCCCGGAGATCCGGAAGGGTACCTCCTCAGCCGGGAGGAAATCGGCCGTAAAATAGAGGCTACCCTGTCTGCAGGTGGGACCCAGATCCTGATGCAGGGGGGCCTGCATCCCGAACTTGGCCTGGCCTGGTTTGAGGATCTCTTTTCCTGGATTAAATCTCGCTATCCGGTCACCCTTCATTCCCTATCCCCCGTAGAAATCGACGACCTGGCCCGGAAAGAACGGCTGCCGGTGGCCGAGGTTTTGCAGCGGCTGAAGAAAGCGGGGCTCGATTCCTTGCCCGGCGGAGGGGCGGAGATTCTGGTCGACAGTGTTCGTAACCGGGTTAGCCCTAAAAAGACCTCCACGTCCCGCTGGCTGGAGGTGATGCGTGCAGCCCATGCCCTGGGAATGAAATCAACGGCCACTATGGTTTTCGGGTTGGGAGAAACTATCGGTGAAAGAATTGCCCACCTGGAGGCTATCCGGCAGCTGCAGGATGAAACCGGTGGCTTCACGGCCTTTATTCCCTGGAGTTTCCAACCCGGCAATACCGACCTGGGTGGTGAGGAGGCAGGCGCCTGCGAATACCTGCGCATACTCGCCCTTTCCCGGATTTACCTGGATAACTTCCCCAATATCCAGGTCTCCTGGGTAACCCAGGGAACCAAGATAGCCCAGACGGCCCTTTTCTTTGGCGCCAACGATTTCGGTTCCACTATGCTGGAGGAAAACGTAGTCCGGGCGGCAGGGGCTTCCTTCCACGCCGATCAGGAGGAGCTCCTCCGCTGCATCCGGGCGGCCGGTTTCCGGCCCGCCCAACGCGATAATGAGTATCATATTTTGCGCTACTACGAGGCAGTGTAG
- a CDS encoding DUF3343 domain-containing protein — protein sequence MPDELVLLTFPSTHYALKAEKVVRGAGLQGRLIPMPRELSSLCGLALELEPEISVPALALLQAAGVRLEKKVKVVKDRGRLRVIEQLEV from the coding sequence ATGCCTGACGAGCTGGTATTATTGACCTTTCCGTCCACCCATTATGCTTTAAAGGCGGAAAAAGTCGTCCGTGGGGCCGGCCTGCAAGGGCGGCTCATACCTATGCCCCGGGAGCTGAGTTCTTTGTGCGGCCTGGCCCTGGAGCTGGAGCCGGAAATAAGCGTGCCTGCTCTGGCCCTTCTTCAGGCAGCAGGCGTCAGGTTGGAAAAAAAGGTGAAGGTGGTCAAAGACCGCGGTCGTTTACGGGTAATAGAACAACTTGAGGTATGA
- a CDS encoding GerAB/ArcD/ProY family transporter, with the protein MGEKGRISLWQFFLLVTGFLIGTSTLIVPVGPAKQDAWISYLLAGTLGLGAAYCYTALGRRFPGESPVQYACRVLGRWPGICFNIIFLWYALHLAALVLRNVVDLYKVIVLPQTPMEIVAGVFAGLAAYAVRLGIEVPARMGELLLPFIIVAILVLTALAVSVPGLVHWEALLPVMERGPLPVLRGVYPAFVFPFGETVFFLVLLPFLTEPKKSFAPFARAVIIATLLTTLVLVRNIIVLGASETARINFPSLIAIQMINIGDFLQRLEPVIIFVWSFTILLKLTVVYYTFTLGTAQLLGLQDYRPLVLPAGLLLTFFTMSLYENFSQMIIFAGRAFPFYFLPAYLIYPASLLLVAKIRNIKG; encoded by the coding sequence GTGGGTGAAAAAGGCAGGATATCTCTCTGGCAATTTTTTCTGCTGGTTACCGGGTTCCTTATTGGTACCTCTACCCTGATCGTCCCTGTCGGGCCGGCCAAACAGGACGCCTGGATATCTTATCTTCTAGCGGGAACCCTGGGTCTGGGTGCTGCCTATTGCTATACCGCCCTCGGCCGGCGTTTCCCGGGGGAATCACCGGTGCAATATGCCTGCCGGGTTCTGGGGCGATGGCCGGGAATCTGCTTTAATATTATTTTTCTCTGGTACGCCCTGCACCTGGCGGCCCTGGTTTTGCGTAACGTTGTTGATTTATACAAGGTGATCGTTTTGCCCCAAACACCAATGGAAATCGTTGCCGGGGTTTTTGCCGGCCTGGCCGCCTACGCCGTTCGCCTGGGGATAGAAGTCCCGGCCCGGATGGGCGAACTGCTACTTCCTTTTATTATCGTTGCCATTTTAGTTCTCACAGCCCTGGCTGTATCTGTCCCGGGACTGGTTCACTGGGAAGCCCTCCTCCCGGTTATGGAAAGGGGGCCGCTGCCTGTCCTGCGCGGGGTCTACCCGGCCTTTGTCTTTCCCTTTGGCGAAACCGTCTTCTTTTTGGTTCTATTACCTTTTTTAACCGAACCCAAAAAAAGCTTTGCTCCCTTCGCCCGGGCCGTAATCATAGCAACATTGCTCACCACGCTGGTACTGGTGCGTAACATCATCGTCCTGGGCGCATCCGAAACGGCGCGCATTAATTTCCCCAGCCTTATAGCCATCCAGATGATTAATATTGGCGACTTTTTGCAACGCCTGGAACCGGTCATCATTTTCGTCTGGAGTTTTACCATTTTATTGAAACTGACTGTTGTCTACTATACCTTTACCCTGGGCACGGCCCAGCTTTTAGGCCTGCAGGATTACCGCCCCCTTGTGCTGCCGGCAGGCCTTCTGCTAACCTTTTTCACCATGAGCCTCTATGAAAATTTTTCCCAAATGATAATCTTTGCCGGTCGCGCCTTCCCGTTTTATTTCCTCCCTGCTTACCTGATCTACCCGGCCTCGCTGCTCCTGGTAGCTAAAATACGTAACATTAAAGGGTGA
- a CDS encoding FeoB small GTPase domain-containing protein, whose protein sequence is MGLTKQATGFSTLRKNFLPAGSEGYVVALAGNPNAGKSTIFNALTGLRQHTGNWPGKTVLQARGRFTHQGHTFTLVDLPGTYSLLANSVEEQVARDFICFGRPDVTVVVVDATCLERNLNLVLQVTEITSAVVVCLNLMDEARRKSIVIDIPLLASELGVPVIPTAARKGEGLTRLKDVIAAVATGALQPVPTPIIYDDDIEAAAGQLTRQLQPLLRGRLNARWVALRLLEGDRSLLPSIERFLDVKLTEPALHDAHAAMTHAACAALAGRK, encoded by the coding sequence ATGGGGCTAACAAAGCAGGCGACAGGGTTTTCTACTTTACGAAAAAACTTTCTCCCGGCCGGCAGCGAAGGCTACGTGGTAGCGCTGGCCGGGAATCCCAATGCCGGCAAGAGTACGATTTTTAATGCCCTCACGGGTTTAAGGCAGCACACCGGTAACTGGCCGGGGAAAACGGTTTTACAGGCCCGGGGCAGGTTTACCCACCAGGGTCATACCTTTACCCTAGTGGATCTCCCCGGCACGTACTCCTTACTGGCCAATTCCGTCGAAGAACAGGTGGCCCGGGACTTTATTTGCTTCGGCAGGCCCGATGTTACGGTGGTGGTCGTCGATGCCACCTGCCTGGAACGCAACCTCAACCTGGTCCTCCAGGTAACGGAAATAACTAGCGCGGTGGTAGTCTGCTTGAATCTCATGGACGAAGCCCGGCGGAAAAGCATTGTGATTGACATACCCCTCCTGGCCAGCGAACTGGGAGTACCTGTGATACCGACGGCTGCCAGAAAGGGTGAGGGGCTTACCCGGTTGAAAGATGTCATCGCTGCCGTGGCTACAGGCGCACTTCAACCGGTTCCCACTCCTATAATTTATGATGACGATATTGAAGCGGCCGCAGGCCAGCTGACAAGGCAATTGCAGCCGCTTTTAAGGGGCCGGCTCAATGCCCGGTGGGTGGCCCTGCGCCTGCTGGAAGGCGACAGATCTTTATTACCGAGTATAGAACGTTTTTTAGATGTAAAATTGACTGAGCCCGCTTTACATGATGCCCATGCCGCTATGACACACGCCGCTTGCGCGGCACTAGCAGGGAGGAAGTGA
- a CDS encoding alpha/beta-type small acid-soluble spore protein produces MGHKKDNDRLRTERQLDKLKWETAKELGLDDDLASAGDELTTREAGKIGGNMVRKLVKAGEKALAGEGDRKARLNLQDSYSRS; encoded by the coding sequence ATGGGCCACAAAAAGGATAATGACCGGCTGCGGACGGAAAGACAGCTCGACAAATTAAAGTGGGAAACAGCCAAAGAATTGGGCCTGGACGATGACCTGGCCAGCGCAGGAGATGAATTGACCACCAGGGAAGCCGGTAAAATCGGCGGCAATATGGTGCGCAAGCTGGTCAAGGCCGGGGAAAAGGCCCTGGCCGGGGAAGGCGATCGGAAAGCCCGTTTAAACCTGCAGGATAGCTATAGCCGGTCATAA
- a CDS encoding FeoA family protein, which translates to MRAITSLSNLRPGSSGEVVSLQAWGLARRRLLDLGLVPGTRVVALRRSPSGDPTAFFIRGATIALRREEGRQVLVRPV; encoded by the coding sequence ATGAGAGCGATCACCAGCCTCAGCAACCTCAGGCCGGGCAGTTCCGGCGAAGTAGTTTCCTTACAAGCATGGGGCCTGGCCCGGCGCCGCCTCCTGGATCTCGGGCTGGTACCGGGCACCAGGGTGGTGGCCTTACGCCGCAGTCCCAGTGGTGACCCTACGGCCTTTTTTATCCGCGGGGCAACCATTGCCCTGCGGCGGGAAGAAGGCCGGCAGGTCCTGGTACGGCCAGTATAA
- a CDS encoding menaquinone biosynthetic enzyme MqnA/MqnD family protein — protein MGMEWPRLGRVSYLNCLPLFHALETGRVKVPAKIVADHPAVLNKAFRQGELEVTAVSSLAYGQFTEEALVLPGLSISCHGKVGSVVLVSRVPVAELGDRPLSLTPYSATSVVLLRILLQRFYRVAPDLFIRPAGSPPDWGQPEALLAIGDEALQVVRAGRYPFVYDLGEEWRQLTGKPMVFALWVARRDFAAAYPAELAGIWQALQAARAWGKRHPGSLAAVGARLLGVEPEFIEEYFTLLNYDLDWPHLEGLLTFYRLAHAEGLLPHPVALEIWGGEDEGNYRLQSA, from the coding sequence ATGGGCATGGAATGGCCACGGCTGGGCCGGGTGAGTTACCTGAACTGCCTGCCACTATTTCACGCTCTGGAGACGGGGCGGGTAAAAGTACCGGCCAAAATAGTTGCTGACCACCCTGCGGTTTTAAATAAGGCCTTCCGGCAAGGGGAACTGGAGGTCACGGCCGTCTCTTCCCTGGCTTACGGGCAGTTTACAGAAGAGGCCCTGGTTCTACCGGGATTATCTATCTCCTGCCACGGCAAGGTTGGCAGCGTGGTCCTGGTCAGCCGGGTACCGGTGGCGGAACTCGGGGACCGGCCCCTTTCCCTTACACCTTATTCGGCCACCAGCGTGGTTTTGTTGCGTATCCTCCTGCAACGGTTTTATCGCGTTGCGCCAGACCTTTTTATTCGCCCGGCCGGCAGCCCCCCGGATTGGGGCCAGCCGGAAGCATTGCTTGCTATTGGGGATGAGGCCCTGCAGGTTGTCCGGGCAGGTCGCTACCCCTTTGTTTATGACCTGGGGGAAGAGTGGCGCCAATTAACCGGCAAGCCAATGGTCTTTGCCCTCTGGGTCGCCAGGAGGGACTTTGCGGCTGCGTACCCGGCGGAACTGGCCGGTATCTGGCAGGCTTTACAGGCAGCCCGGGCCTGGGGAAAAAGGCACCCGGGGTCCCTGGCGGCGGTAGGAGCCCGGCTGCTGGGGGTGGAGCCGGAATTCATCGAGGAATATTTTACCCTGTTAAACTATGACCTGGATTGGCCCCACCTGGAAGGCCTTTTAACCTTCTACCGCCTGGCCCATGCTGAGGGCTTACTACCACATCCGGTAGCTCTGGAAATTTGGGGAGGAGAAGATGAAGGAAACTATCGCCTGCAAAGTGCTTGA